Proteins from a single region of Zavarzinia compransoris:
- a CDS encoding DUF1302 domain-containing protein: protein MDCTMFPGRRWRVALPLTAACALGLAATASAVDFELTDEITGSVIVSLSTGAQVRMADRDPRNYGYYYGGGLISAGNDDGNLNYDKYDLISQVSTARAELNLNWRNYKLYARGIAFYDSVAANNELADFMPEYRPNSSGQYPDGADNRADWDVALLDYYVRGSYTLFDRPLNVSVGSQILNWGEALFTINGISMINPIDAGKIRVPGAELKDALIPVPMIAANYEIADGLSIEAFYQLDFEPFKLDACGSFFSFTDNFCDGVKFASAFTDPHDPRAYTTGTGRNPADYDDPNRSNISVNPKIHVKDDPDVNDWGVSLRYFSPELNNTEFQFYYVNYTSRLPSLRTTAPQTYAPGTGETNLAGLPAPLVQGLLNQLGIDQLNALTSALSGLLGGPVTDLVGALTNPLTNALISPSYGTAPRSIVLENIENATLDLYYPEQLQMIGFAFNTTYDPLGVAINAEISWKHDVPIWISEPAFLAAGYNAAGGVPIDQATTALTPICIGPVCVPNPGIAPLLETGFNNPDDNYLPGENVYLDRRHDVWQAALRFTQILGGTSFITQLLGANQLFSLVEFGALYIDLDEGVQYAAYGQNGFSGFQTRPLNVGPITVVDPILATSLGPQFPNTWKAPTQWSGGVQGLIFWDYPNIIDGVTMTPSIGFSHGLFGNTPAPTPGFTKSVTAMNFGLKFDYLENWSLSVNYFKSWGGGGGSGGSRNPYVDRDFVGMNVSYIF from the coding sequence ATGGACTGCACGATGTTCCCCGGGCGGCGCTGGCGCGTCGCCCTGCCGCTGACGGCCGCCTGCGCGCTCGGCCTTGCCGCCACCGCCTCGGCCGTCGATTTCGAACTGACCGACGAGATCACCGGCTCGGTCATCGTCTCGCTGTCGACCGGCGCCCAGGTGCGCATGGCCGACCGCGATCCCCGGAACTACGGCTACTACTACGGCGGCGGCCTGATTTCGGCCGGCAATGACGACGGCAACCTCAACTACGACAAATACGACCTGATCAGCCAGGTATCGACGGCCCGTGCCGAGCTGAACCTCAACTGGCGGAACTACAAGCTCTATGCCCGCGGCATCGCCTTCTACGATTCCGTCGCCGCCAACAACGAACTGGCCGATTTCATGCCGGAATACCGCCCGAATTCCAGCGGGCAATATCCGGACGGGGCCGACAACCGCGCCGACTGGGATGTCGCGCTGCTCGACTATTATGTCCGGGGTAGTTACACGCTGTTCGACCGGCCGCTGAACGTCTCGGTCGGCAGCCAGATCCTGAACTGGGGCGAGGCGCTGTTCACCATCAACGGCATTTCGATGATCAACCCGATCGACGCGGGCAAGATCCGCGTGCCCGGGGCGGAACTGAAGGACGCCCTGATCCCGGTGCCGATGATCGCGGCCAATTACGAGATCGCCGACGGCCTTTCGATCGAAGCCTTCTACCAGCTCGATTTCGAGCCCTTCAAGCTCGACGCCTGCGGCAGTTTCTTCTCCTTCACCGACAATTTCTGCGACGGGGTGAAATTCGCCTCGGCCTTCACCGATCCGCACGATCCCCGCGCCTATACCACGGGCACCGGCCGCAACCCGGCGGATTACGACGATCCCAACCGCTCGAATATCTCGGTCAATCCGAAGATCCACGTGAAGGACGATCCGGATGTGAACGACTGGGGCGTGTCGCTGCGCTACTTCTCGCCCGAGCTGAACAATACCGAGTTCCAGTTCTACTACGTCAACTATACCTCGCGCCTGCCGTCCCTGCGCACGACGGCGCCGCAGACCTACGCCCCCGGCACCGGCGAGACCAATCTCGCCGGCCTGCCGGCGCCTTTGGTGCAGGGGTTGCTCAACCAGCTCGGCATCGACCAGTTGAACGCCCTGACCTCGGCCCTGTCCGGGCTTCTGGGCGGGCCGGTGACGGATCTCGTCGGCGCCCTGACCAACCCGCTGACCAATGCCCTGATCTCGCCCTCCTACGGCACCGCGCCCCGCTCGATCGTGCTCGAGAATATCGAGAATGCGACGCTCGACCTCTATTACCCCGAGCAGTTGCAGATGATCGGCTTCGCCTTCAACACCACCTATGATCCGCTCGGGGTGGCGATCAATGCCGAGATCAGCTGGAAGCACGATGTGCCGATCTGGATCTCGGAACCGGCCTTCCTCGCCGCCGGCTATAATGCCGCCGGCGGCGTGCCGATCGACCAGGCAACGACCGCGCTGACGCCGATCTGCATCGGCCCGGTCTGCGTGCCGAACCCCGGCATAGCACCCCTGCTCGAGACCGGCTTCAACAACCCGGACGACAATTACCTGCCCGGCGAGAACGTCTATCTCGACCGCCGCCACGATGTCTGGCAGGCGGCGCTGCGCTTCACCCAGATCCTGGGCGGCACCAGCTTCATCACCCAATTGCTCGGCGCCAACCAATTGTTCAGCCTGGTCGAGTTCGGCGCCCTCTACATCGATCTCGACGAGGGCGTGCAATATGCCGCCTATGGCCAGAACGGCTTTTCGGGCTTCCAGACCCGGCCGCTCAACGTCGGGCCGATCACCGTGGTCGATCCGATCCTGGCCACCTCGCTCGGGCCGCAGTTCCCGAACACCTGGAAGGCGCCCACCCAATGGTCGGGCGGCGTCCAGGGCCTTATCTTCTGGGATTATCCGAACATCATCGACGGGGTCACCATGACGCCGTCGATCGGTTTCTCCCACGGCCTGTTCGGCAATACCCCGGCGCCCACCCCGGGTTTCACCAAGAGCGTGACCGCCATGAACTTCGGCCTGAAGTTCGACTACCTGGAAAACTGGTCGCTCAGCGTCAACTATTTCAAGAGCTGGGGCGGCGGCGGCGGCAGCGGCGGCTCTCGCAATCCCTATGTCGATCGCGATTTCGTCGGCATGAACGTCTCTTATATTTTCTGA
- a CDS encoding ABC transporter permease, producing MKQRLATIFRLGVKELRSLRADPVMLFLVFYTFTVAIYTVATGARFDVHDAAVAIVDEDGSALSRALADAIRPPQFKPAVPLGAEAIDRAMDEGRFVFVIDIPPRFEADVLAGRRPEIQINVDATAMTQAGNGLAYLRGVIADTVGDRLRREAPAPDGAVAVITRARFNPNLASEWFTPVMQVINNITILTVILTGAAFIREREHGTIEHLLVMPVRPIDIMLAKIWANGLVIVLAAALSLLVVVERLLGVPLAGSLVLFLALAVVYEFSVATMGILLATFTSSMPQFGLLALPILIMMNLLSGSTTPMESMPAWLQGVMQLSPSTHFVAAAQAILYRGAGIGVVWPVLLVLAIIGAAYFAIAARRFRRTLASLGG from the coding sequence ATGAAACAGCGCCTCGCCACCATCTTCCGCCTCGGGGTCAAGGAACTGCGCTCGCTGCGTGCCGATCCGGTGATGCTGTTCCTCGTCTTCTACACATTCACCGTCGCGATCTATACGGTCGCGACCGGGGCCCGTTTCGACGTGCACGACGCCGCCGTCGCGATCGTCGACGAGGACGGCTCCGCCCTGTCGCGGGCACTTGCCGATGCGATCCGGCCGCCGCAGTTCAAGCCGGCGGTGCCCCTCGGCGCCGAGGCGATCGACCGGGCGATGGACGAGGGGCGTTTCGTCTTCGTCATCGATATCCCGCCCCGCTTCGAGGCCGATGTCCTTGCCGGCCGGCGGCCCGAGATCCAGATCAACGTCGATGCGACGGCCATGACCCAGGCCGGCAACGGCCTCGCCTATCTGCGCGGGGTGATCGCCGACACGGTGGGCGACCGCCTGCGGCGCGAGGCGCCGGCGCCCGACGGCGCGGTCGCCGTGATCACCAGGGCGCGCTTCAACCCCAATCTCGCCTCCGAATGGTTCACGCCGGTGATGCAGGTGATCAACAACATCACCATCCTGACCGTGATCCTGACCGGCGCCGCCTTCATCCGCGAGCGCGAGCACGGCACCATCGAGCATCTCCTGGTCATGCCGGTCCGCCCGATCGACATCATGCTGGCCAAGATCTGGGCCAACGGGCTGGTGATCGTGCTGGCGGCGGCGCTGTCCCTGCTGGTCGTGGTCGAGCGGCTGCTGGGCGTGCCCCTGGCGGGCTCGCTCGTCCTCTTCCTGGCCTTGGCCGTGGTCTATGAATTCTCGGTCGCGACCATGGGCATCCTGCTGGCCACCTTCACCTCGTCGATGCCGCAGTTCGGCCTGCTCGCCCTGCCGATCCTGATCATGATGAACCTCCTCTCCGGCAGCACCACGCCGATGGAAAGCATGCCGGCCTGGCTCCAGGGCGTGATGCAGCTTTCGCCCTCGACCCATTTCGTCGCGGCGGCCCAGGCGATCCTCTATCGCGGCGCCGGGATCGGCGTGGTCTGGCCGGTGCTGCTGGTGCTCGCCATCATCGGCGCCGCCTATTTCGCCATCGCCGCCCGGCGCTTCCGCCGCACCCTGGCCAGCCTCGGCGGCTGA
- a CDS encoding helix-turn-helix transcriptional regulator produces MAFADMEGGARPAVELRAHRFGSEALQPALRRDPGAGTADGVVARPRLERQLIAAANNNLITTLVGPEGTGKTTALAAVERECRRLRQPAVVIACAGPDGEAAHFAASVRRAVELATGQDARCPDSMLAALLNRAAAANAPVTFIVDDFDLADHKPQRALIVDLLHGGRGEIRVVVASRFKLRCGLGSPMLDSKLADFGMEALAFTAEEAVQLFPGPLSADEEQGLARLLERTGGWPLALQMAVRRHRAGESLAAIAADLSGASPAFEALFDRCLEELPPAPRAAATILGPIGTAPAELIAELLDSGPIDTFEALTDTCPFVAFAGGNSEDLRLHPLFRDYLLARLRREQPQRCQHLLERAAIWFERRGDGIAAARCWLRAGQADRAARWLERAGNRPQGPQPIPLRGEELPAAVTLTPESAFRVGRGRAFQGDRADTAHLLEHSPSLATMNGDDKARMQLLRLLVAFGYDDFDLVRAEAGRWLTDYRSARTMDRVIAALALALACNALLDPVKANVALDQARGDAARSDSAYLHTWIAIIAGLLALDGGNPAQALAEMERALAHTGCQGAIRRTCELVRAECLYETGQTQAAAQVLERNLVEGLRHGVTETAMAGLETAIRLRELEAGAVAALTLSREAEHTIERRFGNRARSHLRLARIETVLRQPDDRRAVQFDGELTELDILADGDARHSPSTLERLRLAVARRHIAEGDSRAGLALLGPILAQSLASRRLRVWARASVLKAAAQVDEGDAGAALKTVWAAIERTAPRGLYRSFLDDAALLRPLAPLLLDHVRRLGGGGDPGCLAVAEAIAKACAVPDQPPASAAAVADMPIEALTSGEIKVLSLAASGLKNAEIAERMLVAVPTVKWHLHNIFGKLGVRTRTAAIAKARETGVLS; encoded by the coding sequence ATGGCATTCGCCGACATGGAGGGCGGGGCGCGTCCTGCCGTTGAACTGCGCGCACATCGATTCGGGTCAGAAGCCCTTCAGCCCGCCCTGCGCCGGGACCCGGGTGCGGGCACCGCCGACGGCGTCGTCGCCCGGCCCCGCCTGGAACGCCAGCTGATCGCGGCGGCGAACAACAACCTGATCACCACCCTGGTCGGGCCCGAAGGCACGGGCAAGACCACGGCGCTTGCCGCCGTCGAGCGGGAATGCCGCCGCCTGCGCCAGCCTGCCGTCGTCATCGCCTGTGCCGGCCCCGATGGCGAAGCCGCGCATTTCGCCGCCTCGGTGCGCCGCGCCGTCGAACTGGCGACCGGGCAGGACGCCCGCTGTCCCGACAGCATGCTGGCCGCCCTGCTGAACCGGGCGGCGGCGGCGAATGCGCCGGTCACCTTCATCGTCGACGATTTCGACCTTGCCGACCACAAGCCCCAGCGCGCCCTGATCGTCGACCTGCTGCACGGCGGCCGGGGCGAGATCCGGGTCGTCGTCGCCTCGCGCTTCAAGCTGCGCTGCGGGTTGGGCAGCCCGATGCTGGACAGCAAGCTGGCCGATTTCGGCATGGAGGCGCTGGCCTTCACCGCCGAGGAAGCGGTGCAATTGTTTCCCGGCCCCCTGAGTGCCGACGAGGAACAGGGCCTGGCCCGGCTGCTGGAGCGGACGGGGGGCTGGCCGCTGGCGCTGCAGATGGCGGTGCGCCGGCACCGCGCCGGCGAAAGCCTCGCCGCCATCGCCGCCGATCTGTCCGGCGCCAGCCCGGCATTCGAGGCACTGTTCGACCGCTGCCTGGAGGAACTGCCGCCGGCCCCGCGCGCCGCCGCCACCATTCTCGGCCCGATCGGCACGGCCCCGGCCGAATTGATCGCCGAACTGCTGGACAGCGGCCCGATCGACACATTCGAGGCGCTGACCGATACCTGCCCCTTCGTCGCCTTCGCCGGCGGCAACAGCGAAGACCTGCGCCTGCATCCCCTGTTCCGCGACTATCTTCTCGCCCGCCTGCGGCGGGAACAGCCGCAGCGCTGCCAGCACCTGCTGGAGAGGGCCGCGATCTGGTTCGAGCGCCGCGGCGACGGTATCGCCGCCGCGCGCTGCTGGCTGCGGGCCGGGCAGGCCGACCGCGCCGCCCGCTGGCTGGAGCGGGCGGGCAACCGGCCGCAAGGGCCCCAGCCCATCCCGCTGCGCGGCGAGGAATTGCCGGCCGCCGTCACCCTGACCCCGGAAAGCGCCTTTCGCGTCGGCCGGGGCCGGGCCTTCCAGGGCGACCGCGCCGATACCGCCCACCTGCTGGAACATTCGCCCAGCCTCGCCACCATGAACGGCGACGACAAGGCACGCATGCAACTGCTGCGCCTGCTGGTCGCCTTCGGTTACGACGATTTCGACCTCGTCCGCGCTGAGGCCGGCCGCTGGCTGACGGATTACCGCAGCGCCCGCACCATGGACCGGGTGATCGCCGCCCTGGCGCTGGCCCTGGCCTGCAATGCCCTGCTCGACCCGGTCAAGGCCAATGTCGCCCTCGACCAGGCGCGGGGCGATGCCGCGCGCAGCGACAGCGCCTATCTCCACACCTGGATCGCGATCATCGCCGGCCTGCTGGCGCTCGACGGCGGCAACCCGGCGCAGGCCCTGGCCGAAATGGAACGCGCCCTGGCCCATACCGGCTGCCAGGGTGCGATCCGGCGCACCTGCGAACTGGTGCGCGCGGAATGCCTCTACGAGACCGGCCAGACCCAGGCCGCGGCCCAGGTGCTCGAACGCAACCTGGTCGAGGGCTTGCGCCACGGCGTGACCGAAACCGCCATGGCCGGCCTCGAGACCGCCATCCGGCTGCGCGAACTCGAGGCCGGGGCGGTCGCCGCCCTCACCCTGTCGCGCGAGGCGGAGCACACGATCGAGCGGCGCTTCGGCAACCGTGCCCGCAGCCACCTGCGCCTGGCCCGGATCGAAACCGTGCTGCGCCAGCCGGACGACCGGCGGGCGGTGCAGTTCGACGGCGAACTGACCGAACTGGACATTCTCGCCGACGGCGACGCCCGCCACTCCCCCTCGACCCTGGAGCGCCTGCGCCTTGCGGTCGCCCGGCGTCACATCGCCGAGGGCGACAGCCGCGCCGGCCTCGCCCTGCTCGGCCCCATTCTCGCCCAGTCCCTGGCCTCGCGCCGGCTGCGCGTCTGGGCCCGGGCCTCGGTGCTGAAGGCCGCGGCCCAGGTCGACGAGGGCGATGCCGGCGCCGCGCTGAAGACGGTCTGGGCCGCGATCGAGCGCACGGCGCCGCGCGGCCTCTATCGCAGCTTTCTCGACGATGCCGCACTGCTGCGGCCGCTCGCCCCCCTGCTGCTCGACCATGTGCGGCGGCTGGGCGGCGGCGGCGACCCCGGCTGCCTTGCCGTGGCCGAGGCGATCGCCAAGGCCTGCGCGGTGCCGGACCAGCCCCCGGCCTCGGCCGCGGCGGTCGCCGACATGCCGATCGAAGCCCTGACCAGCGGCGAGATCAAAGTCCTGAGCCTTGCCGCCAGCGGCCTGAAGAATGCGGAAATCGCGGAACGCATGCTGGTCGCCGTGCCCACGGTGAAATGGCACCTGCACAATATCTTCGGCAAGCTGGGGGTGCGCACCCGCACCGCCGCCATCGCCAAAGCCCGCGAGACCGGGGTCCTGTCCTGA
- a CDS encoding 2Fe-2S iron-sulfur cluster-binding protein, with the protein MAKIIYIEHNGTRHEVEVKNGLSVMEGAVKNNIPGIDGDCGGACACATCHVYVDDAWRDKVAAPEDLETSMLEFAESVEESSRLSCQIVVSDALDGLTVRMPESQH; encoded by the coding sequence ATGGCGAAGATCATCTATATCGAGCACAACGGCACCCGCCACGAAGTCGAGGTGAAGAACGGCCTCTCGGTGATGGAAGGGGCGGTGAAGAACAATATCCCCGGCATCGACGGCGATTGCGGCGGCGCCTGCGCTTGCGCCACCTGCCACGTCTATGTCGACGACGCCTGGCGGGACAAGGTCGCCGCGCCCGAGGATCTGGAAACCTCGATGCTCGAATTCGCCGAGAGTGTGGAAGAAAGCTCGCGCCTGTCGTGCCAGATCGTGGTCAGCGACGCGCTGGACGGCCTGACCGTCCGCATGCCCGAAAGCCAGCACTGA
- a CDS encoding DUF1329 domain-containing protein — protein MKKIATAVAGLAAILASGAALAKVPQAEADRLGRDLTPVGAVKAGNADGGIPAYDGGLTKPPAGYSPGMHLVDPFAGDKPTATITAQNAAQYAAKLTAGQQAMLKLYPNFKMPVYPTRRSCSLPERVYEATKKNAVTATMTEDQNGLNDALLGVPFPIPQNGVEAIWNHRLRYRGFKFRRFFGSAAVNGNGSYIMFKNQDEGIIHYSGPGRAQIGDVSDIKQLNNIGISYLNITTAPARLAGSIILVHDTINAKELPRQAWQYNPGTRRVLRAPELSYANPLINTDGLATTDQFDMYNGATDRYSFDLKPKQELYLGYNAYKLASDKVSYKEILTPNHLNQDFARYELHRAVVVDAKLKEGAQHVYARRVFYLDEDSWNIVSADLYDTRGELWRVQDGPMINYYDLPLCSSALEVTYDLQSGRYVVFGLKNEEKMLDWNAGNVDPSNFTPDAIRRLGQR, from the coding sequence ATGAAGAAGATCGCCACGGCCGTTGCCGGCCTTGCCGCCATCCTTGCGAGCGGCGCCGCCTTGGCCAAGGTGCCGCAGGCCGAGGCCGACCGCCTGGGCCGCGACCTGACGCCGGTGGGGGCCGTCAAGGCCGGCAATGCGGACGGCGGCATCCCGGCCTATGACGGGGGCCTGACCAAGCCGCCCGCCGGCTATTCGCCCGGCATGCATCTGGTCGATCCCTTCGCCGGCGACAAGCCTACGGCGACGATTACCGCCCAGAACGCGGCGCAATATGCGGCCAAGCTCACCGCCGGCCAGCAGGCCATGCTGAAGCTCTATCCGAACTTCAAGATGCCGGTCTACCCGACCCGGCGCTCCTGCTCGCTGCCCGAACGGGTCTATGAGGCGACCAAGAAGAATGCGGTCACGGCGACCATGACCGAGGACCAGAACGGGCTGAACGACGCCCTGCTCGGCGTGCCGTTCCCGATCCCGCAGAACGGGGTCGAGGCGATCTGGAACCACCGCCTGCGCTATCGCGGCTTCAAGTTCCGCCGTTTCTTCGGCTCGGCCGCGGTGAACGGCAATGGTTCCTACATCATGTTCAAGAACCAGGACGAGGGCATCATCCATTACTCCGGCCCCGGCCGCGCCCAGATCGGCGACGTCAGCGATATCAAGCAGCTGAACAATATCGGCATTTCCTATCTGAACATCACCACGGCGCCCGCCCGCCTGGCCGGCTCCATCATCCTGGTGCACGACACCATCAATGCGAAGGAACTGCCGCGCCAGGCCTGGCAGTACAATCCGGGCACCCGCCGGGTGCTGCGCGCCCCCGAACTGTCCTATGCCAATCCGCTGATCAACACGGACGGTCTCGCGACCACAGACCAGTTCGACATGTATAACGGCGCCACCGACCGCTATAGCTTCGACCTGAAGCCGAAGCAGGAACTCTACCTCGGCTACAACGCCTATAAGCTCGCCTCCGACAAGGTCAGCTACAAGGAAATCCTGACCCCGAACCACCTGAACCAGGACTTCGCGCGTTACGAGCTGCACCGCGCGGTGGTGGTCGACGCCAAGCTGAAGGAAGGCGCCCAGCACGTCTATGCCCGCCGGGTCTTCTACCTCGACGAGGACAGCTGGAACATCGTCTCGGCCGATCTCTACGATACCCGCGGCGAGTTGTGGCGGGTCCAGGACGGGCCGATGATCAATTACTACGACCTGCCGCTGTGCTCGTCGGCGCTCGAGGTGACCTACGACCTGCAGTCGGGCCGCTATGTCGTCTTCGGCCTGAAGAACGAGGAAAAGATGCTGGATTGGAATGCCGGCAATGTCGATCCCTCGAATTTCACCCCGGACGCCATCCGCCGTCTGGGCCAGCGCTGA
- a CDS encoding mannose-1-phosphate guanylyltransferase yields MQTMVPVILCGGSGTRFWPASTDEAPKQFLSIWQGLSLFQITAQRLAAAGSAAPLIICNRLHEAAVREQLAAIGIDGAVTLLEPERRDSAAAIAAAAAWVARSHGPGQVLGVFPSDQLIRDDAAFRQALAVATAAAAAGDLVTFGIRPDRPATEFGYIERGAPCADQAGAYHVASFHEKPKLETALAYLASGQFDWNSGMFVFAAGAFMAEAAVYMPGIQAAADEAVAGAQPGARPGTYLLEPAAFRRAEKNSIDYALFERSRKVVTVPLDCGWNDLGNWQAAHAELEKDGDGNVMQGDVRVLACRDSIVLTDGLPVRVLGVDGIAVIVSAKGVLVCKLDQAVRLKEVL; encoded by the coding sequence ATGCAGACGATGGTGCCGGTAATTCTTTGCGGTGGCTCCGGGACCCGCTTCTGGCCGGCGTCGACGGATGAGGCGCCGAAGCAGTTTCTGAGCATCTGGCAGGGGCTGAGCCTGTTTCAGATCACGGCGCAGCGCCTGGCCGCGGCCGGGTCGGCGGCGCCGCTGATCATCTGCAACAGGCTGCACGAGGCGGCGGTGCGCGAGCAGCTGGCGGCCATCGGCATCGACGGCGCGGTGACGCTGCTGGAGCCGGAGCGGCGGGATTCGGCGGCCGCGATCGCCGCGGCGGCGGCCTGGGTCGCCCGCAGCCATGGCCCCGGGCAGGTGCTCGGGGTGTTTCCGTCCGATCAGCTGATCCGCGACGATGCCGCCTTCCGGCAGGCGCTGGCGGTGGCGACGGCGGCGGCGGCGGCCGGCGATCTGGTCACCTTCGGCATCCGTCCCGACCGCCCGGCGACCGAGTTCGGCTATATCGAGCGCGGGGCCCCTTGCGCCGACCAGGCCGGGGCCTATCACGTCGCCAGCTTCCACGAGAAGCCCAAGCTGGAGACGGCGCTCGCCTATCTCGCCTCCGGTCAATTTGACTGGAACAGCGGCATGTTCGTGTTTGCGGCCGGGGCCTTCATGGCCGAGGCGGCCGTCTACATGCCCGGGATCCAGGCGGCGGCGGACGAGGCGGTCGCCGGGGCGCAGCCGGGGGCGCGGCCGGGCACCTATCTGCTGGAGCCGGCGGCCTTCCGCAGGGCGGAGAAGAATTCGATCGACTACGCCCTGTTCGAACGGTCGCGGAAGGTCGTGACCGTCCCGCTCGATTGCGGCTGGAACGACCTCGGAAACTGGCAGGCCGCCCATGCCGAACTGGAAAAGGACGGCGACGGCAATGTCATGCAAGGGGATGTGCGGGTCCTGGCGTGCCGCGACAGTATCGTGCTGACCGACGGGCTGCCCGTCCGCGTGCTCGGCGTCGACGGGATCGCCGTCATCGTGAGCGCCAAAGGGGTGCTCGTCTGCAAACTGGATCAGGCCGTGCGGCTCAAGGAAGTCTTGTGA
- a CDS encoding AGE family epimerase/isomerase: MTGSHALENEFSLLRQWLFEQALPLWSTAAVDLRSGGFFEWLTEEGAPVEEPRRARVTGRQIYSFAIAERLGWDGPTRDLVRHGLVSLEGFIGTNGFVVPLKTVDGTVLRHDFDLYDHAFVLFGLAAAVGTGEQCVRLEALAEQLRGRIQAHFAHPVAGFQEGPRGSVVLKANPHMHMLEAALAWEAISDDPAWGALADEIAELCLEKLIDPKTGALREFFDHDWNLIDEAPGDLVEPGHQFEWAWLLKRWGLSRNRPDAFRAADRLIWVGESFGICRERGLAFNELNGDLSIRIGTSRLWPQTERIKAHVISYATAVSEQAAETSALLAVESIRALRRYFDYPLRGGWHEYIDVEGRPIRNNTRTSSLYHIICAISEVADLIDTGNARRQHRQVARAASF; this comes from the coding sequence ATGACGGGTTCGCATGCGCTTGAGAACGAATTCTCACTGCTGCGCCAGTGGCTGTTCGAGCAAGCCTTGCCGCTGTGGTCCACCGCTGCCGTCGACTTGCGGTCCGGCGGCTTTTTCGAGTGGCTGACGGAAGAAGGCGCCCCGGTGGAGGAACCGCGGCGGGCCCGGGTGACCGGCCGCCAGATCTATAGTTTCGCGATCGCCGAGCGACTGGGCTGGGACGGCCCGACCCGCGATCTGGTCCGGCACGGCCTGGTCAGCCTTGAAGGTTTCATCGGCACGAACGGCTTCGTGGTGCCCCTGAAGACGGTGGACGGCACGGTGCTGCGCCACGATTTCGATCTTTACGATCATGCCTTCGTTCTGTTCGGGCTTGCCGCGGCTGTCGGCACGGGCGAGCAATGCGTGCGCCTCGAGGCGCTGGCCGAGCAATTGCGCGGCCGCATCCAGGCCCATTTCGCCCACCCGGTGGCCGGCTTCCAGGAGGGGCCGCGCGGCTCGGTGGTGCTGAAAGCCAACCCGCACATGCATATGCTGGAGGCGGCACTGGCCTGGGAGGCGATTTCCGACGATCCGGCCTGGGGCGCGCTTGCGGACGAGATCGCCGAACTCTGCCTGGAAAAACTGATCGACCCGAAGACCGGGGCGCTGCGGGAATTCTTCGATCACGACTGGAACCTGATCGATGAGGCACCGGGCGACCTGGTCGAGCCCGGGCACCAGTTCGAATGGGCATGGCTTCTGAAACGCTGGGGCCTCAGCCGCAACCGGCCGGATGCGTTCCGGGCGGCGGACAGGCTGATCTGGGTCGGCGAAAGTTTCGGCATCTGCCGCGAGCGCGGCCTTGCCTTCAATGAATTGAACGGCGACCTTTCCATCCGCATCGGCACCAGCCGGCTCTGGCCCCAGACCGAGCGGATCAAGGCCCATGTCATCAGTTACGCGACCGCGGTCAGCGAACAGGCGGCCGAGACCTCCGCCCTCCTGGCGGTCGAATCGATCCGGGCGCTGCGGCGGTATTTCGATTACCCGCTGCGGGGCGGCTGGCACGAATATATCGATGTCGAAGGCCGGCCGATCCGCAACAATACCCGGACCAGCAGCCTCTATCACATCATCTGCGCCATCAGCGAAGTCGCCGACCTGATCGATACCGGCAACGCCCGCAGACAGCACCGGCAGGTCGCCAGGGCCGCCTCGTTCTAG